One Vigna unguiculata cultivar IT97K-499-35 chromosome 11, ASM411807v1, whole genome shotgun sequence DNA window includes the following coding sequences:
- the LOC114168440 gene encoding exosome complex component RRP41-like: protein MAGKGGATPATYSPSPTADRKKPPFFKEDWVRPDGRGFHQCRPAFFRTGAVNAASGSAYAEFGNTKVIVSVFGPRESKKAMMYSDIGRLNCNVSFTTFATPVRGQGSDHKEYTAMLNKALEGAIILESFPKTTVDVFALVLESSGSDLPVVISCASLALADAGIMMYDLVASVSVSSFSKNLIIDPILEEENSQDGSLMITCMPSRYEITQLTVTGEWSSPKINEGMQLCLDACAKLAKIMRSCLKEAASDSRE from the exons ATGGCCGGCAAAGGTGGAGCGACTCCGGCGACGTATTCGCCATCTCCGACAGCCGATAGAAAGAAACCACCGTTTTTTAAGGAAGATTGGGTTCGGCCGGATGGCCGCGGTTTCCACCAGTGCAGACCTGCAT TTTTCAGGACTGGTGCTGTGAATGCAGCATCTGGATCTGCATATGCTGAGTTTGGAAATACCAAGGTCATTGTATCTGT atTTGGGCCAAGAGAGAGCAAGAAGGCAATGATGTACAGTGATATAGGGCGTTTGAATTGCAATGTCAGCTTTACAACGTTTGCAACTCCAGTACGAGGGCAG GGTTCAGACCACAAAGAGTACACTGCGATGCTTAATAAAGCTTTAGAAGGTGCAATAATACTGGAAAGTTTCCCCAAGACAACTGTGGATGTTTTTGCATTGGTGCTAGAATCTAGCGGCA GTGATCTCCCAGTTGTCATATCCTGTGCTAGCCTTGCCCTGGCGGATGCTGGAATAATGATGTATGATCTTGTTGCCTCGGTTTCTGTG TCAAGCTTTAGTAAGAACCTTATCATTGATCCTATTCTGGAGGAGGAAAACTCCCAAGATGGTAGCTTAATGATTACATGCATGCCTTCTCGCTATGAAATCACCCAACTCACCGTTACCGGGGAATGGTCTTCCCCGAAGATCAACGAG GGAATGCAGCTGTGCTTGGATGCTTGTGCAAAGCTAGCGAAGATTATGAGATCATGTTTGAAAGAAGCTGCTTCGGATTCCAGGGAGTAA
- the LOC114169006 gene encoding protein CNGC15b-like, with translation MASDCSRFVRFQDDPELVKLPTAKSGKGIRSNGTRLAEIRGKKGLKETRKFLKARVLSRVFSEDYERVRKKTLLDPRGQTIHRWNKIFLVACLVSLFVDPLFFYLPLVRDEVCIDIGTALEVFLTMIRSMADVFYMIQILMKFRTAYVAPSSRVFGRGELVIDTTKIATRYLRKGFGLDFIAALPLPQVLIWIVIPNLGGSTMANTKNVLRFIIIFQYLPRLFLIFPLSSQIVKATGVVTETAWAGAVYNLVLYMLASHVLGASWYLLSIERQEACWRSVCDMEQSCEYGFFDCKRVEDSFRVSWFIASNITVLCSPKANFYQFGIYGDAVTSQVTTSSFFHKYFFCLWWGLRNLSSLGQGLLTSTFVGEIMFAIVVATLGLVLFALLIGNMQTYLQSTTVRLEEWRVRRTDTEQWMHHRQLPPELRQSVRKYNQYKWLATRGVDEEALLKGLPADLRRDIKRHLCLELVRRVPLFDQMDERMLDAICERLKPALCTENTYLVREGDPVNETLFIIRGHLDSYTTNGGRTGFFNSCRIGPGDFCGEELLTWALGPRPSFILPSSTRTVKAISEVEAFALIAEDLKFVASQFRRLHSKQLRHKFRFYSHQWRTWAACFIQAAWRRYKKRKEAAEVRALSYFVESKSESETVGLVVYGTRMTRKSSVHSDEVVNSLQKPEEPDFSVGGE, from the exons ATGGCTTCTGATTGTTCAAGATTTGTAAG ATTTCAAGATGACCCTGAATTGGTGAAATTGCCGACAGCAAAAAGTGGCAAGGGAATCAGGAGCAATGGAACGCGATTAGCTGAGATAAGGGGTAAAAAGGGTCTGAAGGAAACAAGGAAGTTCTTGAAGGCTAGAGTATTGTCAAGAGTATTCTCAGAGGATTATGAGAGAGTTAGAAAAAAAACACTATTAGATCCCCGGGGACAAACCATTCACCGGTGGAACAAAATTTTCTTGGTAGCATGTCTGGTTTCTTTGTTTGTGGaccctcttttcttttatttgccACTAGTTCGAGATGAAGTGTGCATTGATATTGGAACAGCACTTGAAGTTTTCCTCACAATGATAAGATCAATGGCAGATGTGTTTTACATGATTCagattctcatgaagtttcgAACAGCTTATGTTGCTCCTTCTTCTCGGGTATTTGGGAGGGGAGAACTTGTCATAGACACTACCAAGATAGCTACTAGGTATCTCAGAAAGGGTTTTGGTCTAGACTTCATTGCTGCATTGCCTCTTCCTCAG GTGTTAATTTGGATTGTGATCCCCAATCTCGGAGGTTCAACCATGGCAAACACAAAGAATGTGCTTCGCTTTATCATCATTTTCCAATATTTACCAAGGCTGTTTCTGATTTTTCCACTTTCATCCCAAATTGTAAAAGCTACAGGGGTTGTGACAGAAACAGCATGGGCTGGGGCTGTTTACAACTTGGTTCTGTACATGTTGGCTAGCCAT GTTTTAGGAGCTAGCTGGTACCTTCTATCAATTGAAAGACAAGAAGCCTGCTGGAGGAGTGTCTGTGATATGGAGCAATCTTGCGAATATGGATTCTTTGACTGCAAAAGGGTTGAAGACTCCTTCAGAGTCTCCTGGTTTATTGCAAGTAATATCACAGTTTTATGCTCACCAAAGGCTAACTTCTATCAGTTTGGTATATACGGTGATGCTGTGACATCCCAAGTTACCACCTCATCATTCTTTCACAAGTACTTCTTTTGTCTTTGGTGGGGCCTAAGGAATCTAAG TTCATTGGGACAAGGTCTTCTTACTAGCACCTTTGTTGGAGAAATAATGTTTGCCATTGTTGTTGCAACCCTTGGACTCGTTCTTTTTGCATTGCTTATTGGTAATATGCAG ACATATCTCCAATCAACAACTGTTCGCTTAGAAGAGTGGAGGGTGAGGAGAACTGATACAGAACAATGGATGCATCACAGGCAGCTACCCCCAGAACTTAGACAATCTGTGCGCAAATATAACCAATATAAATGGTTGGCCACACGAGGGGTAGACGAAGAAGCTCTTCTCAAAGGACTTCCTGCTGATCTTCGAAGAGACATCAAACGTCACCTTTGTCTCGAATTAGTTCGACGA GTGCCATTGTTCGATCAAATGGACGAGAGAATGCTTGACGCGATATGCGAGAGGCTGAAGCCGGCGCTGTGCACGGAGAACACGTACCTAGTTCGCGAGGGCGATCCCGTGAACGAAACTCTCTTCATAATCAGAGGCCATCTCGATTCTTACACCACCAACGGAGGGCGCACCGGTTTCTTCAACTCGTGCCGCATCGGGCCCGGCGATTTCTGCGGCGAGGAGCTGCTGACATGGGCTCTGGGCCCACGGCCCAGCTTCATCCTCCCCTCCTCCACTCGAACCGTGAAGGCCATCTCCGAAGTGGAGGCCTTCGCCCTCATAGCCGAAGATCTCAAGTTCGTGGCGTCACAGTTCAGAAGACTACACAGCAAACAACTCAGACACAAGTTCAG GTTTTACTCGCACCAGTGGAGAACGTGGGCTGCGTGTTTCATACAAGCTGCATGGAGACGCTATAAGAAGCGAAAGGAAGCTGCAGAAGTGAGAGCTTTGAGCTACTTCGTTGAGTCgaagagtgagagtgagaccGTAGGGTTGGTCGTGTACGGTACGAGGATGACTAGGAAGAGTAGTGTGCATTCGGATGAAGTTGTGAACTCTTTGCAGAAGCCAGAAGAACCAGATTTTTCTGTTGGTGGTGAGTGA